Proteins from one Paraburkholderia sp. BL10I2N1 genomic window:
- the rfbG gene encoding CDP-glucose 4,6-dehydratase — translation MEVNLFGGSYRGRRVLVTGHTGFKGSWLALWLAQLGAEVAGASLAPNTDPNHWDLLKLNVEDHRVDIRDADTIAHLVENTQPEVVFHLAAQPLVRYSYAAPVETWATNVMGTCHLLEACRKTASVQAIVAVTTDKCYQNNEWVWGYRECDRLGGHDPYSASKAGAELVAASYRASLMSSPDAPLLATARAGNVIGGGDWSQDRLIPDLARAIAAGVSLEIRSPNATRPWQHVLESLSGYLLLGQQLLTREQRFAEAWNFGPDALGNRSVSEVLTRIGQSWPEVKWHQTTQAHPHEARLLSLDSTKAHTLLGWQPVWDLEDALRHTAEWYRAWHHSKDIISARQLDQYIENAAKIGTSWCKA, via the coding sequence ATGGAAGTAAACCTCTTTGGCGGTTCATACCGCGGTCGTCGGGTGCTCGTGACGGGCCATACCGGTTTCAAAGGAAGTTGGCTTGCGCTGTGGCTCGCACAGCTTGGCGCAGAGGTGGCCGGCGCGTCGCTCGCGCCCAACACGGATCCGAATCATTGGGATCTGCTAAAACTCAACGTCGAAGACCATCGTGTCGACATCCGTGATGCCGATACCATCGCCCATCTCGTAGAGAATACCCAGCCGGAAGTCGTATTCCATCTGGCAGCGCAGCCGCTCGTGCGGTACTCGTACGCTGCTCCAGTCGAAACGTGGGCGACCAATGTGATGGGCACTTGCCACCTGCTGGAAGCCTGTCGCAAGACGGCGAGCGTGCAGGCGATCGTTGCGGTCACAACCGACAAATGCTATCAGAACAACGAATGGGTTTGGGGCTACCGCGAATGCGACCGGCTTGGCGGGCACGATCCATATAGCGCATCCAAAGCGGGTGCGGAACTGGTTGCTGCCAGTTATCGTGCGTCACTCATGTCGAGCCCAGATGCGCCCCTGCTCGCGACGGCCCGCGCGGGCAACGTGATCGGCGGCGGCGACTGGTCGCAGGACCGGCTGATTCCCGATCTCGCCCGCGCAATTGCGGCCGGCGTCTCACTGGAAATCCGCTCACCTAATGCCACGCGCCCGTGGCAACACGTGCTGGAATCTCTGAGCGGTTATCTGCTCCTTGGCCAACAACTGCTGACGCGCGAGCAGCGCTTCGCGGAAGCATGGAACTTTGGTCCGGATGCGCTTGGCAATCGTTCCGTGTCGGAAGTACTGACCCGAATCGGACAGTCATGGCCGGAAGTGAAGTGGCACCAGACTACCCAGGCTCATCCGCATGAAGCTCGCCTGCTGTCACTCGACAGCACAAAGGCGCACACGCTGCTCGGCTGGCAACCCGTATGGGACCTCGAAGACGCGTTGCGACATACCGCCGAATGGTATCGCGCCTGGCATCACTCCAAAGACATCATCAGCGCGCGTCAACTAGACCAATACATCGAGAACGCGGCGAAGATCGGCACATCGTGGTGCAAGGCATGA
- a CDS encoding IS701 family transposase — MELSTKRFEEYVSLMAQSLGHADRVEPFRGYCTGLMLPVKRKSVEPMAAHLSPDRVCSQHQSLHHFVADAPWSDQAVLDSVRGYVLERVRRRAGSPEALLIDDTGHPKKGKHSVGVARQYCGQLGKQDNCQVAVSVSLANENFSLPVRYQLYLPQSWADDADRCKAAKVPEALEFVTKPMLALQLLENLAAVESLPELVIADAGYGVNTEFREQLTQMGFTYVVGVTGAVSLQTQAQAPLQAKALAMQLPSRRFRTVTWREGTNAALSSRFAAIRVRCASRAARTGEACEEQWLLVEWPKEELEPTKYFLSTLPADTPIKELVRLAKLRWRIERDYQELKQELGLGHFEGRSWRGFHHHATLCIAAYGFLVTERLVVQKKTPAHRLPREVSSLPEGFRPRGAPA; from the coding sequence ATGGAACTCTCTACGAAGCGGTTCGAAGAATACGTGTCTCTGATGGCCCAGTCGCTTGGACACGCTGATCGTGTCGAGCCGTTTCGTGGCTACTGCACGGGGTTGATGCTGCCGGTCAAGCGCAAGAGCGTCGAGCCCATGGCGGCGCATCTGTCGCCGGACCGGGTGTGTTCGCAACACCAGAGTCTGCATCACTTCGTGGCCGATGCACCATGGTCGGATCAGGCGGTACTGGATTCGGTGCGCGGTTACGTACTTGAGCGAGTTCGCCGGCGCGCGGGTTCGCCTGAGGCGCTGCTCATTGACGACACCGGCCATCCGAAGAAGGGCAAGCACTCGGTCGGGGTCGCCCGGCAATACTGCGGCCAGCTGGGCAAGCAGGACAACTGCCAGGTGGCCGTCAGCGTCTCGCTCGCCAACGAGAACTTCAGCCTGCCGGTCCGCTATCAGCTGTACTTGCCGCAAAGCTGGGCGGATGACGCGGACCGATGCAAAGCGGCGAAAGTGCCCGAGGCGCTTGAGTTCGTCACCAAGCCGATGCTGGCGCTGCAATTGCTTGAGAACCTCGCAGCGGTGGAATCGTTGCCCGAACTGGTAATCGCCGATGCCGGTTATGGTGTGAACACCGAGTTCCGCGAGCAGCTCACGCAGATGGGCTTCACCTATGTGGTCGGGGTGACGGGCGCGGTCAGCCTGCAGACGCAAGCTCAGGCGCCGCTGCAGGCAAAGGCGCTGGCCATGCAGTTGCCATCGCGGCGCTTTCGCACCGTCACATGGCGAGAAGGCACCAACGCCGCCTTGTCGTCGCGCTTTGCGGCCATACGGGTGCGCTGTGCTTCCCGCGCAGCGCGGACAGGCGAGGCCTGCGAAGAGCAATGGTTGCTCGTCGAGTGGCCCAAGGAAGAGCTCGAGCCGACCAAATACTTCCTCAGCACGTTGCCGGCTGACACGCCGATCAAGGAACTCGTGAGACTGGCAAAACTGCGCTGGCGTATTGAGCGCGATTATCAGGAGCTCAAGCAGGAGCTCGGCCTGGGGCATTTCGAGGGACGCAGCTGGCGCGGCTTTCATCACCACGCGACGCTGTGCATAGCGGCTTATGGCTTTCTTGTCACTGAACGCCTGGTGGTTCAAAAAAAAACTCCAGCCCATCGGTTACCCCGCGAAGTGTCTTCCTTACCCGAAGGCTTCCGGCCCCGGGGCGCCCCTGCGTAA
- a CDS encoding class I SAM-dependent methyltransferase, with amino-acid sequence MPTAIAPRYTCHLLSKPKVHMSAIPLLRALKGKIAPKLVLNRAPLDEKIASLTIERDGLLVQRDALLSAIEVRAQENGAASPANAPAMTHEFMGYQIPIDLMLLTGGGPESFDIISASHTANLQRWIGLEPDHTLLEVGCGIGRDAIPLTQILRNGRYIGIDIIGKSIEWCQKNIAARHSNFEFHHFNVEDQLHNSQGTTKTADITLPAENNSIDRIILFSVFTHMFQADIEHYLGEFRRVLKPDGMVYATTFIFNDEILHSARATNLTPFDLRFEYEATPGCRINDPVHPLGAVAYTKETWDVMSRRSGLRYAKPFLKGAWSGFYPDPQDGQDVVILTPDSHL; translated from the coding sequence ATGCCCACGGCGATCGCACCGCGTTATACTTGCCATCTCCTATCGAAACCCAAGGTCCATATGTCGGCCATTCCCCTTCTACGGGCTTTGAAAGGCAAAATCGCGCCCAAACTGGTTCTCAATCGAGCCCCTCTTGATGAGAAGATCGCCTCTCTTACAATTGAAAGGGATGGTTTGCTGGTTCAGCGCGATGCCTTGTTGTCCGCGATAGAGGTGCGGGCTCAAGAAAATGGCGCAGCCAGCCCAGCGAATGCGCCGGCAATGACCCATGAATTCATGGGCTACCAAATCCCCATTGATCTCATGTTGCTGACAGGCGGCGGCCCGGAGAGCTTCGACATTATTTCAGCCAGCCATACGGCCAATCTTCAGCGTTGGATAGGGCTTGAGCCCGACCATACACTTCTGGAGGTTGGATGTGGAATTGGTCGGGATGCAATTCCGCTTACGCAGATCCTCCGAAACGGCCGATACATCGGCATCGACATCATCGGGAAATCAATCGAGTGGTGTCAAAAAAACATCGCCGCGCGCCACAGTAATTTCGAGTTCCATCACTTCAACGTCGAAGATCAGCTTCATAACAGTCAGGGCACGACAAAGACAGCGGACATCACGCTTCCAGCAGAGAATAATTCAATCGACCGGATCATCCTCTTTTCCGTCTTCACCCACATGTTTCAAGCGGACATCGAACACTATCTTGGTGAGTTCAGGCGCGTTCTAAAACCAGATGGCATGGTATATGCCACCACCTTCATCTTCAATGACGAAATTCTTCATTCCGCGCGCGCAACCAATCTCACGCCGTTTGATCTCCGCTTTGAATATGAGGCAACACCAGGTTGCAGGATTAATGATCCTGTTCATCCGTTAGGGGCCGTCGCATATACCAAAGAGACATGGGATGTAATGTCCCGGAGGAGCGGACTCCGCTACGCCAAACCTTTCTTGAAGGGGGCTTGGTCGGGGTTCTATCCTGATCCGCAAGATGGGCAGGATGTCGTGATACTCACCCCCGACTCGCATCTATAG
- a CDS encoding ISAs1 family transposase, producing MDDEYEPLSLQDAFGDLKDPRVRTPEHDLTEMLVVALAAILSGADGWVGIALWGQGQLEWLRRYLPLHNGIASHDTFGRVFAALDARQFEACFVRWVSGICPAVAGQVMAIDGKTVRRSHGMGRSAIHLVSAYCGALGATLGQVRTADKSNEITAIPALLDALLLKGAIVTIDAMGCQREIAAKIVAGGADYVLAVKGNQPALHEAIVQLFDAQRTQSLRSMRFAEHCQTGKKVHGRIETRRCVATDMIDWLDEDGKWAGLRSVAMVEATREIDGRVSLERRYYINSLPADPKRINEAVRAHWAIENSMHWVLDVAFGEDQCRARVDNAAQNFAILRRIVSNLLRADKATKVGIKNKRLKAGFDEHYRARVLGMQLS from the coding sequence GTGGACGACGAATACGAGCCGTTGAGTTTGCAAGATGCGTTTGGGGACCTGAAGGACCCGCGTGTACGCACCCCGGAGCATGATCTGACGGAAATGCTGGTGGTTGCACTGGCGGCGATCCTGTCAGGTGCCGACGGCTGGGTGGGGATCGCTTTGTGGGGGCAAGGACAACTGGAGTGGCTGCGCCGGTACTTGCCGCTGCATAACGGGATTGCCTCGCATGACACGTTCGGGCGCGTATTCGCGGCGCTTGATGCGCGGCAGTTCGAGGCGTGCTTTGTGCGATGGGTAAGCGGTATCTGTCCTGCCGTCGCGGGCCAGGTGATGGCAATTGACGGCAAGACGGTACGGCGCTCGCACGGCATGGGGCGTAGCGCGATCCATCTGGTATCGGCCTATTGCGGCGCGTTGGGGGCGACCTTGGGTCAGGTCAGGACTGCCGACAAAAGCAACGAGATCACCGCGATCCCGGCATTGCTGGATGCCTTGCTGCTCAAGGGTGCGATCGTGACGATTGACGCGATGGGTTGCCAGCGGGAGATCGCGGCGAAGATCGTGGCTGGAGGTGCCGACTATGTGCTTGCGGTCAAAGGCAATCAGCCTGCCTTGCATGAAGCAATCGTGCAGCTGTTCGATGCACAGCGCACACAGTCTTTGCGCAGCATGCGCTTCGCTGAGCACTGTCAGACAGGCAAGAAAGTGCACGGAAGAATCGAGACGCGCCGGTGCGTTGCGACCGACATGATTGACTGGCTGGATGAGGACGGCAAATGGGCCGGCCTGCGTTCGGTGGCGATGGTTGAGGCCACCCGCGAGATCGACGGCCGCGTTTCGCTGGAGCGGCGGTACTACATCAACAGCCTGCCCGCTGACCCGAAACGGATCAACGAGGCGGTGCGCGCTCACTGGGCCATCGAAAACAGCATGCATTGGGTGCTCGATGTCGCGTTTGGCGAGGATCAATGCCGCGCCCGGGTGGACAATGCAGCACAAAACTTCGCGATCCTGCGCCGCATCGTGTCGAATCTCCTGCGCGCTGACAAAGCCACCAAGGTCGGCATAAAGAACAAGCGGCTCAAGGCCGGATTCGATGAACACTATCGGGCTCGAGTGCTTGGAATGCAGCTCTCTTGA
- a CDS encoding integrase core domain-containing protein, whose amino-acid sequence MLSPHRRPQGKPALHDGSITTDRPNEMWGTDGVRVETVDDGWVWVFSAVDHCDACCVGIHAVKTGNRFAALQPIAQGLLSEFGGTGADAGRGLTLRMDHGSQYTADDFLNQVRFWGVTPSFAFVAEPQTNGVAERFNRTLKEQAIHGRVFSNLEQVRAAVVEFKDRYNRHSRLEKLGFISPYEARQAATMKEAA is encoded by the coding sequence TTGCTGTCGCCGCATCGTCGGCCTCAGGGCAAGCCAGCTCTGCACGACGGCTCGATCACCACGGACCGCCCGAACGAGATGTGGGGCACTGACGGCGTGCGCGTCGAGACGGTGGACGACGGTTGGGTCTGGGTGTTCTCGGCGGTTGATCATTGCGATGCCTGCTGCGTCGGCATCCATGCAGTCAAGACCGGCAACCGCTTCGCGGCCTTGCAGCCGATCGCACAGGGTCTGCTGAGCGAGTTCGGCGGTACGGGTGCAGATGCTGGCCGGGGGCTGACCTTGCGTATGGATCACGGCTCGCAATACACGGCCGACGACTTCCTGAACCAGGTCAGGTTCTGGGGTGTCACACCGAGCTTCGCTTTCGTCGCCGAGCCGCAGACGAATGGTGTTGCCGAGCGCTTCAACCGCACGCTGAAGGAGCAGGCCATTCACGGTCGCGTCTTCAGTAATCTGGAGCAAGTCCGGGCCGCGGTCGTCGAGTTCAAGGATCGTTACAATCGCCATTCGCGTCTCGAAAAACTGGGCTTCATATCACCCTACGAAGCTCGTCAGGCAGCCACCATGAAAGAGGCTGCCTGA
- the rfbC gene encoding dTDP-4-dehydrorhamnose 3,5-epimerase, giving the protein MNIEPTAIAGVMVVQATPFADHRGVFQRVFCDRELEALIGGRRVVQINHSRTTNVGAVRGMHFQRTPDAEMKLVRCLRGKVWDVAVDLRADSPTFLHWHAEELSFENSRMLVIPEGCAHGFQVLEPESELLYLHTAHYEPAAEGAARYDDPRLGITWPLPVSEVSQRDQLHPLLSNEFRGLPA; this is encoded by the coding sequence ATGAACATCGAACCGACCGCCATTGCCGGCGTGATGGTCGTCCAGGCCACGCCCTTCGCGGATCATCGCGGTGTCTTTCAGCGGGTGTTCTGCGATCGCGAGCTCGAAGCACTAATCGGGGGGCGTCGAGTGGTGCAGATCAATCACTCGAGAACAACGAACGTCGGCGCGGTGCGCGGTATGCATTTCCAGCGCACCCCGGATGCGGAGATGAAACTGGTGCGCTGCCTGCGTGGCAAGGTCTGGGACGTCGCTGTCGACCTGCGCGCCGATTCGCCAACGTTTTTACACTGGCATGCAGAGGAACTGTCCTTCGAAAACAGCCGCATGCTTGTCATCCCCGAGGGTTGCGCGCACGGCTTTCAGGTCCTCGAACCGGAAAGCGAACTGCTCTATCTGCATACCGCCCACTATGAGCCCGCCGCCGAAGGTGCCGCAAGATACGATGATCCGAGGCTTGGCATCACGTGGCCGCTCCCCGTTTCTGAAGTTTCCCAGCGAGACCAACTCCACCCCCTTCTTTCGAACGAGTTTCGTGGACTACCCGCATGA
- a CDS encoding IS5 family transposase, producing the protein MGPKTPVTEQDFFRHPLREQINRKHPLVRLTDLINWERLDASMSESFVSGKGRPASSPRLIAGLLYLQHTFDLSDEEVVWQWVENPYWQVFTGETYLQTEPPIDPSSLTRWRKRLGEAGVEELLAETIEAAKRAGVIKASSVKRVIVDTTVMEKAIAHPTDSRLLERCREHLVKAAARHGLKLRQNYNREAPRLGLQVGRYAHAKQYKRMRKALRTLRSRVGRVMRDVERQVAQVADSGRVALLELIGRTKRILAQKPKDKNKLYALHAPEVECLAKGKARTPYEFGVKVSITTTHKEGLVVGMRSMPGNPYDGHTLAEALEQAAILSDATPEVAIVDRGYKGVEVDGVKIYHLGLRRGITRGLRVMIRRRSAIEPAIGHMKTDGKLDRNWLKGALGDAMHAVLCGAGHNLRMILRKLRLLCVFVLAALINRGIAADVTV; encoded by the coding sequence ATGGGTCCGAAGACGCCTGTGACGGAACAAGATTTCTTCCGGCATCCGCTGCGAGAACAGATCAACCGGAAGCATCCGCTGGTGCGCCTGACTGACCTGATCAACTGGGAGCGGCTGGACGCGTCGATGAGTGAGAGCTTCGTATCGGGCAAAGGCCGACCGGCGAGTTCGCCGCGTCTGATTGCGGGGCTGCTGTATTTGCAGCACACGTTCGATCTGTCCGACGAAGAGGTCGTCTGGCAATGGGTGGAGAACCCTTATTGGCAGGTGTTCACCGGCGAAACGTATTTGCAGACCGAACCGCCGATCGACCCGTCGAGCCTGACGCGCTGGCGCAAGCGACTGGGCGAAGCCGGCGTTGAAGAGTTGCTGGCCGAGACGATCGAAGCGGCCAAACGTGCCGGCGTAATCAAGGCCTCGAGCGTGAAGCGCGTGATTGTAGACACGACCGTCATGGAGAAGGCGATCGCCCATCCAACTGATTCGCGATTGCTCGAACGGTGTCGCGAACATCTGGTGAAGGCCGCGGCACGGCACGGCCTGAAACTGCGGCAGAACTACAACCGCGAGGCGCCGCGTCTGGGGCTGCAGGTTGGCCGCTACGCGCACGCAAAGCAATACAAGCGCATGAGGAAGGCACTGCGTACGCTGCGTTCGCGCGTTGGACGGGTGATGCGCGATGTGGAGCGACAGGTCGCCCAGGTGGCAGACTCAGGCCGTGTGGCCCTGCTGGAGCTGATTGGCCGCACGAAGCGCATCCTGGCGCAGAAGCCGAAGGACAAGAACAAGCTTTATGCGTTGCATGCGCCGGAAGTCGAGTGTCTGGCCAAAGGCAAGGCGCGTACGCCGTACGAATTCGGCGTGAAAGTGTCGATCACGACGACCCACAAGGAAGGACTGGTAGTTGGGATGCGCTCGATGCCGGGCAATCCGTACGACGGTCATACGCTGGCTGAAGCGCTGGAACAGGCGGCAATCCTGAGCGACGCCACGCCGGAAGTCGCCATCGTCGACCGTGGATACAAGGGTGTCGAAGTCGACGGCGTGAAGATCTACCACCTGGGCTTGCGGCGGGGCATCACACGCGGGCTACGCGTGATGATCAGACGGCGAAGCGCAATCGAGCCAGCTATCGGCCACATGAAAACAGACGGAAAACTCGATCGGAACTGGCTCAAAGGCGCGCTCGGCGATGCGATGCACGCGGTGCTGTGCGGCGCCGGCCACAACCTCCGGATGATCCTGAGGAAGCTGCGGCTTCTTTGCGTCTTCGTTCTCGCCGCTCTGATCAACCGTGGGATTGCCGCCGACGTGACGGTGTGA
- the tnpA gene encoding IS200/IS605 family transposase — protein MFHAIALVWVPKYRFRVLQGPVGKEVYKCVMVFSQQLGCEVVELNVQPDHVHLLVSIPPKLSVSGLMGVLKGRTAIRIFTAFPYLKKKPYWGNHFWAKGYCVDSVGLNSEMIQKYVRFQEKEEMHQEQLQLEPGRGPSQKGR, from the coding sequence ATTTTTCATGCGATTGCCCTGGTGTGGGTGCCGAAGTATCGGTTCCGTGTGCTGCAAGGTCCGGTCGGCAAAGAGGTCTACAAATGCGTGATGGTGTTCAGCCAGCAACTGGGCTGCGAGGTTGTGGAACTCAATGTTCAGCCGGACCACGTGCACCTTTTGGTGAGCATTCCGCCGAAGCTGTCGGTATCCGGATTGATGGGCGTCCTGAAAGGACGTACCGCCATACGAATTTTTACGGCCTTTCCATATTTGAAGAAGAAACCTTATTGGGGCAATCATTTCTGGGCAAAGGGTTACTGCGTAGATTCGGTCGGCTTGAACAGCGAGATGATTCAAAAGTACGTTCGGTTCCAGGAGAAAGAAGAGATGCATCAAGAGCAGCTTCAGTTGGAACCGGGTAGAGGACCTTCTCAGAAGGGCCGCTAG
- the rfbF gene encoding glucose-1-phosphate cytidylyltransferase, translated as MKAIILAGGFGTRISEESHLKPKPMIEIGGKPILWHIMKIYSHYGINDFVICLGYKGYVIKEYFANYFLHTSDVTFDMKANCMEVHQRYAEPWRVTLIDTGPETLTGGRLKRVRDYVGDETFCFTYGDGVADIDIRRVIDFHQQHGKLATVTAIQPPGRYGALHTDGNAVLNFQEKPAGDGAWINGGFFVLEPEVLDYIEGDETSWESKPLHQLAVERQLMAYHHDGFWQAMDTLRDKNHLEDLWRTNPPWRVWK; from the coding sequence ATGAAGGCAATTATTCTCGCTGGTGGATTTGGCACTCGTATAAGTGAAGAGTCGCATCTCAAGCCCAAGCCGATGATCGAAATCGGCGGCAAGCCCATCCTGTGGCACATTATGAAAATCTACTCCCATTACGGGATCAACGATTTCGTGATCTGTCTCGGCTACAAGGGCTACGTCATCAAGGAATACTTCGCCAACTACTTCTTGCACACTTCCGACGTGACTTTCGACATGAAAGCAAACTGTATGGAAGTGCACCAGCGGTATGCCGAGCCGTGGCGAGTCACGTTGATCGATACAGGACCGGAGACACTGACTGGCGGACGTCTGAAACGGGTTCGCGATTACGTCGGCGACGAGACGTTTTGCTTTACATACGGCGACGGTGTCGCTGACATCGACATAAGACGCGTCATCGACTTCCACCAGCAACATGGCAAGCTGGCGACCGTGACGGCGATTCAGCCGCCAGGTCGCTATGGCGCGTTGCACACCGACGGCAACGCGGTCCTGAACTTCCAGGAAAAGCCGGCTGGCGATGGAGCGTGGATCAACGGCGGCTTCTTTGTGCTTGAACCCGAGGTTCTCGATTACATCGAGGGCGATGAGACCAGTTGGGAATCGAAACCCCTCCATCAACTCGCGGTCGAGCGGCAATTGATGGCGTACCATCACGATGGCTTCTGGCAAGCGATGGATACGCTGCGCGACAAGAACCACCTTGAAGACTTGTGGCGGACCAATCCCCCGTGGCGAGTATGGAAGTAA